The window GGTCTAGTGAGAGAGCTAGAGACATGAGTTCAACAACTAATATAAGCGCATTTTGACTGGGGGGTTCACATATATATCTGTATCTTTTTTACTAGAAACAACCTcattattataatgaaaattagtCTATGTTCAagtgaaaaatgtaaaatcaagaaaagaaCTTAGAGACAATAAATTCAGAATGAATTTCTCTTGAGAATGCTTTGATTAAATTAGTTCTGTCAAGAATTTAAGAGGCATCGGTTTTGAATGCAACAATATTGTAGacatttaacaaaaaagaacataGTTCAACTAACATTTGTATATGTTAACGACCACGAAGTCAATGATTCAAATCCACCCAACCACTACCGTACTCAAAATATTAGACTTCAGTTTGCTTGCATGTTGCATCTTGTCAGTGAGCTTATAGTTTTGTATCTTTGTTATAAAGCCATTTGTTGGTTTGTTAATTAAACAATGAGCATGTAGTTTTCGTAAAGATGACATATTTGTCATgctaacataaatttaatttgaccTTATCTTTTATAGGCTTTGGATCTTGGTAGGGGTGAAAATCCAAAGAGTTATATCGTAGAGGAGATATGGCAGGAACTTGCTAAAGCAAAATACAGGGAGTGGGAACAAGCATCCACCGAGCGTTCATGGGAATTGCAGACATTGAAGTAAGTTGTTTTTCCCTGAGTTCAGGCTTTTCGTTTTCACTTTCAGAGTTGGATGTAGGGatgttataaaaaattcaatgacTCAAATCaactcaaatttattattaattttaaaaatgtcttttaCTTGTgattcaattacaattacatatatttattttaattttatttcatttcatgatTCTTTTGAATAACTTATTTTCCAACAATACTcctaaaaacaattttttagcACTTtggaaataattatttttattatttttaaagcaaaaatttaaataaatgacaTGAGTAACCCGAACCAATCCAATACAAATATTTCGTGGTTGGGTTCATTATTTAATACGGATTATATTGgttaaaaaaacttacaacCCAGACAATTGAATTGGGTCTAGGAAGTGTTTCAACTCATTTCACGAACACTGAACACCCCTAGTTGGATGCGTGCACACTATTGATGTCAATGATCAGCACATTTCTGCAAACCTTGAAATAAGCTTTCTTTTCCCCACCGGAAATTCTGAAAATGTCAAAGGCATTAGAAAAGAAGGAATTAAAGGAAGATGGGGTTTCTCTGGTATTGTCCATTCCGTTTCCTTTTTTTTGATTTTGGCCAATCTACATGTATTGTTTCTCAGAGAAGCTTGTGAGGCTGCgcttgaacaaaaatattttcttgacCAATCTGAACTAGAAGGGTTCGTAGATGAAGCTGATATTGCTCATCGGAAACAATTAAAATCGCTAAGAAGTGTGTTTGAAAAAGTTACGGAGGCAGATTCGCCATCAGAGGTGAGCATGTTGGCATAACATCTGCAATCTATCATTCTGGAGGtactaatttgatattttcagGTACCTGATTATCTTTGTTGTAAAATCACACTCGATATTCTTCGCGATCCTGTTATTACCCCGAGCGGGGTTACTTACGAGAGAGCAGTGATTCTCGACCATTTTAATAAGGTTGAAATTTTCTCACATCACTATCCTTCTCGTACATGTCCTGTATCCACAATTCTGactattttctctcttatcTAGGTTGGTAACTTTGATCCCATAACGCGGGAGCTGCTCAACGAATCCCAGCTTATACCGAACTTAGCCATCAAGGAAGCAGTACAATCCTTTCTAGATAAGCACGGATGGGCTTATAATATGGACTAAGGTAATTTGTGCTTTGAATGGGAACTCAATCAAGTTGATGGTTATGCCTGTCATGGACGAGTGGAAATACTTCGATTCCATGTCACTAATGTCATGATTATCTCCTCAATTCGTCTGTATGGATTGTCAAACGATTTGTCATAAGATATCGTGCTTTCCATGACATTGTAAGGCTGTACAATCAATTAAGTATGTGAGGTCCTGTCTTTTTGAATTGCTCTTGTGCAGATTGTTACTGTGAACTGATTGATCTTGGTGTACAGTTATTACTTAAAAACCATTATAGCTCAGTTGTTGGAAGGCTCTGTTCAGCTCGCATTTCTTCCTTTCTAAAGCTTTGTCTTTTAAAGTTGGATAAACTGTCcattttcatctctctttttgttgCCCCTCTATTTTTTAGAATACCAATTTGGTCTTTCTACTTAGAGATTTTAGAgatttgttcaattttggtTCTGTAATTTGGATATAGCTCTTACTACTCCTTAATTGTCTATTCTTTTCAGCCGTTAGCATTTTCATTTGGACACATTTTgcagtttatattttattgtatgaattgttatttttacagGTTCAACTTTGTGAGACTGAGATTTATCAAGAGTACTAGAAATTGGAATTGAAGTTCGAAGTAGAATTgaacaaattccaaattacataagcaaattttaaatactttttgaCGTGGTTAAACTAGAGTCATGGGGAAACATAATGTACCAATAGAAATTTTAGAAGTGAGTTTCATTTCATGCCTGAAGAGATACTATTATCACTGTAAATACTATTCCAATTCATTGTTGCATATATCTTTATCGTTTGACTCTAAATGGTAACGATAATGTTAAggaaacaatataaatattattccaATTCATTGTTACATATATCTTTATCGTTTGACTCCAAATGGTAACGATAATGTTAAGGAAACAATACAAAGTAAATAACCAAAAAGACTTCACATCGATATgtttattgtattattatatataatttatctaTTGTTAATGAGTTGTTTATCTATTGTTAATGAGTTGTTTTTAATCTAACAAGTCAATTTTTATGGTTCTTAAAGTTCATTTCTATGTttcctattattttttagtacaactaACACAAAAGTGGTAAAAAAGAGTTTAGTTGAATTGGTTCAAAGCTTTTTGAGGATCAAAATGTTTGGATTTTTCgtacaaagaaaaaattaacatataagTGGAAATTTGAATCTCAACTTTGAAGTAAGAGAGTATtcagttaaattaaattggagAGCCATTTGGTTTGTTGAGTTTTGAATtgttatcaaacaaattttctattatctaTAGTTTTCACCTCTTCTTTCCCCTCAAAACTCTTAACatattaaatgataattaaaaccCACAAGTTGATATCTAATTCTAACTAAGGTCATGTTTACGAACCGTAATTGAAGTCGATGTAATGGTAGAGAATAATCGAATTGAGCAACTATttgattacaaatttgaacATGGGGTTGATGATTGTGATTAATCTATGAATTTGATTAGGGTGAAGAAGACCACCAGAATTGTGAgaagatatttgaaattaaaaaaaaaaaaagactcaTAAGGTGAAGGATTATTGTGAGAGAAATTTGAATGTGTTAATTGTTGAGAGGGTTTTGAGGGAGCAACACTATTGATTATTGTTGTCCAAAGCCCCCAACACTATTGGAGCACATCACATGTTTCTTCATTTCTATTCAACCTCACACCCAACCCTTTATCATTATAATCCCATCTTTTGTTTTAcactaactttctttttttctttttcttttaacatcaAATATCCTACTTCTTCCCTTTTCTAATACCCAAAAGTTTTTACCCTAACCAtatcatcttcattttcttccatttaactcttaaactttaaatattatcGTAATTTTAACCGTATAGTGAATTATTAATTCTAACCgtatattgttaataaaatgtCTTATGTATTTAATGAGttatagaatatgaaaataataaaaatttctggagatatcaatttaaaatccTAAACTTTGGGGTTGTATCaatctataaattttgtaaatgaatCAATTTATCCATTTGATTGTGTTTTATTTGGATAAACATGTAGTttgtaagttttaaaatttaatcaattaaaccCATAAGCTTATTTCTACTCTACAGAGACTTTCTTTGAAAATTGTCCATACATAACGGTTTATTTTTAAACGTAGTCTTAATAAATGGTCTCAAATTGATCCACTTTATTGAAAGCATTATATCTTCGCAACACATTTTTCAAACTGAGTTGGAAAGATGATGTAAACATAATTTTTGGGTGaaactttatttatgtataggaagaattttactctttttcttcttgagtACGATTAGTAGGTGAATGagttgaaattaaaaggaGAGTTAGAATTGATGATCCAAATTCCAAGTAGATAGAAGGTGTAGAAAGTGAAGGATGAAAATTATTGGTTTGAtgaggaaagaaaattgatgtaACAGTTGATCTAAAGTTTGTCGATATGAAGAGACATAACATATAAAActttgattaaaatgaaacattatTGTAGACAAGAAAAACCAATAGGAAGTTGTATCTTCTAACACCAACCGCACATCCATTGTATCACAAtcattctttctctttttcattttttctaatagtGACTCTATCGACGAACTTCCAATAACCAACTCCAATGATCATCATCTCTTATCGgtcttgaaattttttaatatatataacaaacaaaagaaatttgtacatacaaatactttaaaagaacgttttaaaacatattgttttttttttaaaacaagtgtttaaataaaagtgaaattttcaataaaaggATTGGGAGGTGTTCAAATACATATTTAGAAGACATAGAGTGATAAACTAGTTTGTAAATCTATGGTTCTTCTCCTAGttcctaaaaaaaaaggggaaaagagaagttgatttttattagAGTGAGTGAAAATATAGGAACAAGGAGGTGTCCCATTGTTGTGTAATGAATTGGATTAATTTCAACATAATGCTATGCTCTTTGAATATACTGCCAAACCCCATACTTTGCATTATATGCCACATGGTAGAccccttctctttctctttctcttcttctctttctttctcctcaaACTTAATACctaaattttactaattatatacttttctATTTCTCCTACTCCTCCTCTCCCTATCATCCAAAATGCATATTATATATCTTCAATTCTAAATTGTTTGGTTATAAAAGTTGGCCTTAAAAGTACGGACACCGATACAAAAAGAtataagtttttgtttaattaattatgatcaAAATGAACATAACTCACCTCATATTGCACCTCATATTGCGAACGCGTCATTCTCAATCTTAATAACTCATTACCTAAATGCactatatcaatgatagttatatatatatatatgaattgaaTGATCAAATTTCTAACTTCGTTTCAAGAATATAATGATATGAAAAATTGATGCGATAGAAGGGCGACAATTTCTATATAATCTTAAATgctcaataattttttaataccTAACAAGGACCCATTGGATTTAATGGGCTAGACTTAGGGATGGAAGAGAAACAATGTACagatataataacaaatgaaatttacttgaaaaaaatgtttgtgaCGCATTACAAgtgattgaagaagaagaagaaggttggTTTGTAATGAAATATTGAATACAGTGTTGACTAAAAAGGAATAGTTATTTACATACATAcatctcaaaagaaaatatatatagtaaaagaatCCAAAAATGAAGCTGGCAGGGACACGAAGGGACTTTTCTCTCccataaataaacaaagaaaaaaggaacTGCAAGCCAAACTGCTTTCATTTCCATCTCTTActatttctattaatattctaaattaaataaatcttatatatatatatatatataaaggatTTTAACCTTTATCACTCACTCATCAGGAGAGAGATTAATACTTGGTACTTCTTACTACTTCTGATGTTATACTTTGAATCCACATTTCTAGAccaaattttgttatggaataaattgaaaatgtgaaGGTCACCGGTGGTGGAgaagagaatgaaagaaatgGACAATGAATTTATAAAGCAATTCAAGAGATGTTGGGGTAAGTCTAAGGTAAAACAACCAAGGTTCACTCCACTATGAACAAAAAGAGAGGTGGTTAAAAGAGTGGACTATCATCACAAAAAGGTGTTAAGGCATCCCAATATTCCTATTCCTTTCACCTTCAAAGGGTCCACACACTACTAGTAGAGATATCACGAACACCATCCAAAATGATGCACATAACTTTTCTTGTCCAATGTTTGATCCCATTTGGTACCACCTAGGAACATATGCAATGCAACAAATCATATCCTACTTTTATTCTCTCCAATCACGtttgttaacttcctattgaACAGGCCCTAAAAACTTATCAGTTATCAGCAGTTCAATTCAATGAAACAGAGAAAGACGGGAAAAACTAGCATTTTTAAAGTGCAGGAGTgacaaaatgaacaatatcaaaaaaagaaagcaaaactAAGACAGAACCTTTATCAACAAAACTCACTTCACATTTATTCACAGTCACTAAACTGATGAACCTGGCAGTGAAATCCACATTAGACTCCACAGGATAAGagaatatacaaaaaaagatGATTGAAGATTACCCAAACAGACGACCGAGTCTTAGCAAAGACGGACAGTGCTGGATTTAGATGCAGAATCTACAAGTTTTTAATGCTGAGGAATTTCATTAGGCCGTATGGGTCATATTAACTACCCTGTTTATTCTTTCAAGTATGCCACTTGCTTTTCTTTTAGCCCTTGAAGTCCCATTCTGAGCAAGTTCAGAGATGGTTCGATAgcatttctcttcttccctCATATCCTTCCATTTGGTTCGATCATATAAGCAGACAGAATGGATGATCACAATGCAATTTTCCTTGTTACGTGAACAAGAACTTTCCCTGATAATTCTGAGTAAGAATGGGACAGCTCCAAGTTCTCCAATTTCTTCAATAGCTCTTTGATGGCATGATAGCATTGCAAGAATAGCCAACAACTCATCGACATGCATCTGGCTCATGATCTTTTTCAGAAGCACTCGAACTGCACCATCACGCACGGCTCTTGCTTTGTTTTCATGAAGTATACAAAGATTGAATATTGCTGAAGCAGCATCTTTGATTGATAAGGGATGCCCCAAGTCCAAAAGCTCGATAAGTGGTTTCAAGGCACCAGCTTTCCCAatgattgttttgtttggaTCGAGGGCAGATAGAGTAAATAGGGCTGCAGCTGCATTGCTCCTTGTTTCCATGGTTCCTGATCTCAACGCTTCCATTAGAAGTGGTATTGCATAGGGTGTTTCAGCAACAAGTTTCTTGTTGTTGTCATGGATCGACAAATTCAAGAGGGTTGTGATCACATCTTCTTGCAGATCCGTGTGAATACTACTACTACTTTGTGACTTATCTCCACAAAGTGGACTAAGCAACAAAGATATGGCATCAAGGGACTCACCAAAAAGTGCTCGAAACGAAGGCATTCGCTTCGTCAACATTCGTAGCTCCTTTGCAGCTTCTTTCTGTTCAGATACCGTCAAAGACATTTTCTCAAGTAACATGAGAAAACGGTCTCGATCAGCCTCGGTTATGACATCGTCATCAAGATAATGAACACGGACACGATCTTGC of the Cucumis sativus cultivar 9930 chromosome 3, Cucumber_9930_V3, whole genome shotgun sequence genome contains:
- the LOC101215457 gene encoding E3 ubiquitin-protein ligase CHIP isoform X2; translated protein: MGTTIFKRVELELPLKLIPSDWNKVEEDCRRAIQLDSSSVKAHYMLGLALLQNKEYPEGIKHLEKALDLGRGENPKSYIVEEIWQELAKAKYREWEQASTERSWELQTLKEACEAALEQKYFLDQSELEGFVDEADIAHRKQLKSLRSVFEKVTEADSPSEVPDYLCCKITLDILRDPVITPSGVTYERAVILDHFNKVGNFDPITRELLNESQLIPNLAIKEAVQSFLDKHGWAYNMD
- the LOC101215457 gene encoding E3 ubiquitin-protein ligase CHIP isoform X1, whose amino-acid sequence is MGPGVPLSGPAKQAEILRKDGNHYFQKGRIGAAIEAYTEAITLCPNVPVYLTNRALCHRKRNDWNKVEEDCRRAIQLDSSSVKAHYMLGLALLQNKEYPEGIKHLEKALDLGRGENPKSYIVEEIWQELAKAKYREWEQASTERSWELQTLKEACEAALEQKYFLDQSELEGFVDEADIAHRKQLKSLRSVFEKVTEADSPSEVPDYLCCKITLDILRDPVITPSGVTYERAVILDHFNKVGNFDPITRELLNESQLIPNLAIKEAVQSFLDKHGWAYNMD
- the LOC101215688 gene encoding U-box domain-containing protein 9, which gives rise to MAKTGVFDSDPTLIGKPTDLKKELQTLILAIIDDDNYSTDTIDNAIHILSALKDLKLRKRSRSSSNLFHNLISPQEFRCPLSRELMRDPVILSTGETYDRPFIQKWLNSGNRTCPRTQQVLSHTNLTPNHLIREMISQWCATRGIELQDRVRVHYLDDDVITEADRDRFLMLLEKMSLTVSEQKEAAKELRMLTKRMPSFRALFGESLDAISLLLSPLCGDKSQSSSSIHTDLQEDVITTLLNLSIHDNNKKLVAETPYAIPLLMEALRSGTMETRSNAAAALFTLSALDPNKTIIGKAGALKPLIELLDLGHPLSIKDAASAIFNLCILHENKARAVRDGAVRVLLKKIMSQMHVDELLAILAMLSCHQRAIEEIGELGAVPFLLRIIRESSCSRNKENCIVIIHSVCLYDRTKWKDMREEEKCYRTISELAQNGTSRAKRKASGILERINRVVNMTHTA